From Pseudoramibacter sp.:
CCTGCGTCGACGGACCGGAATTTGACGGCCACAAGGTCGATTTCGATCTGGCGATGAAGCGTCAGGCCCAGTACAAGACAGAAGAAGGCAGAGCGTTATTGGCGTTCGAAGAAGGCGACACCCATCACGGGGGCTGCGGCGTATGCGGAGGTGACGAATAATGGCGAAAGCAATGAAGCGGGTTCCGATCCGCGAACAGGATCCGAAGGTCAGAGCTACCAATTTTGAAGAAGTTTCATACGGCTACAATGAAGAAGAAGCGGTGGCGGAAGCGAAACGCTGCCTGAATTGTAAAAAACCGAGATGCGTTGGGGGCTGCCCAGTCTCGATTAACATTCCGAAGTTTATCCACTTCGTCAGCGAACGCCAATTTGAAGACGCGTTCAAGACGATTCAGGAATCCTCGCTGCTGCCGGCGGTCTGCGGCCGCGTCTGCCCACAGGAAACCCAGTGCGAAGGCCCGTGTGTCATGGGCATCAAAGGCGAAGCCATCGCCATTGGCAAGCTGGAACGCTTTGTCGCGGACTGGGCACGGGAACACAATATCGTGCCGGAAAAACCGAACTTCTCGACCGGCAAGAAGGTCGCTGTGATCGGCGCCGGCCCTGCCGGGCTGACCTGCGCCTCTGAACTGGCCAAGAAGGGCCACGACGTGACGATTTTCGAAGCGCTCCACGAAGCGGGCGGCGTTCTGGTTTACGGGATTCCGGAATTCCGTCTGCCGAAGGAAAAGGTCGTCGCGAAGGAAGTTGAAAACGTCAAGCGCCTCGGCGTCAAGATCGAAACGGACGTCGTCATCGGCAAATCCGTAACCATCGACGAACTGCTCGACGAAGAAGGCTACGACGCGGTATTTATCGGCTCTGGTGCCGGGCTGCCGCGCTTCATGAACATTCCGGGCGAACAGGCCAACGGCGTCTATTCCGCCAACGAATACCTGACCCGCAACAACCTGATGAAGGCCTTCAAGGGCTACGACACCCCGATTCACAGAGGCAAGAAGGTCGTCGTGGTTGGCGGCGGCAACGTCGCGATGGACGCGGCGAGAACGGCGCTGCGCCTCGGTGCGGACACCCACATCGTTTACCGCAGAAGCGAAGCGGAACTGCCGGCTCGTGCCGAAGAAGTGCACCACGCTAAAGAAGAAGGCATCCAGTTCCACCTGCTGACCAATCCGGTCGAAATCCTCGTGGACGAAAACGATTGGGTCAAGGGCATCCGCGTCATCAAAATGGAACTCGGCGAACCCGATGAATCCGGCCGCCGTCGTCCAGTGGAAATCCCGGGCAGCGAATACAATATCGACGTCGATACGGTCATCATGGCCCTCGGCACCTCGCCGAACCCGCTGATCTCTTCGACGACGAAGGGCTTGGAAGTCAACAAACGCAAATGTATCGTCGCAGACGATACGGGCGCGACCTCCCGTAAGGGCATTTTCGCCGGCGGGGACGCGGTCTCAGGCGCAGCGACGGTTATCCTTGCGATGGGTGCTGGCAAGAAAGCCGCTGCGTCCATCGACGAATACTTAAAGACCTTAGACTGAGTTTAATGCTAAAAAGACCAGAGCATTGCTGTTCTGGTCTTTTTTGATACAGGTGAAAAGTGTCGGACGCAGAAGACAAAAACGCTTTTGGATGAAAATAAACGTGACTGATGGTTTTCATTTAGAATTAGCAGCACAAATGCCACTAGTATGAAATCTATCTTGGAATAGGCCCCTGTCTTTCTAAACAATAATAACAAAAGGAGAGAAAATGATGGACTCGATCATATCAGGCGCAGAAGCGCTAAATAAATTAAAGGCCGGCAACCGGGCTTGGCGCGAAACGGGTGCTGAAGGCGATTTGTCGCCAGCAAGCGTTATGAGGCTCACAGGCGGGCAGACACCTTACGCGGTGGTGCTGACTTGTTCAGATTCCCGAGTTGTGCCCGAAGCGGTTTTTGGCGCGGGGACGGGCGAGTTGTTCGTCATCCGAACAGCGGGCAACACCGTCGGCCGCGAAACCATGGGCAGCATTGAGTACGCGGTCGATCATCTCGGCGTGCGGCTGGTGCTGATCCTTGGCCACACCGGCTGCGGCGCGGTCGGTGCGGCGTTGGCTGATGAGACCGGCGAGCACATTGAGCACATTGTCGCGAAAATCGCGAAGGCCGCCGGCGGAGAAACCGATCCGTACAAGGCGTGCTGTCTCAATGTAGAACACTCAGCGGCGGAAGTCCGACAGGCGCTTGACGCAATGGGCGCGGCCTGCTTTGACAAAGTCGTTGTGGGCGGGGCCGTATTCCACCTCGAGGATGGGAAAGTGACGTTTTTGCAAGATGCAGAAAATTCTTTGTGAAGAGAATCACGATTCTATCATTAATAGATAGAGGCCAAAACCGGACCCTGGAGAATACTCCAGAATCCGGTTGATTTACGAAGAAATAGGACCTCAAAAAGAAACTGAAAAATAATTTAAAAAAATCTGCAAAAAAGTGTTGACACGAATTAAAGATGCGTGTATAATACATATCGTTGTCGCGAGAGACAGCAACAACTTAACAGCTCGAAAGCAAGTAAATAAGCGGGTTTCAGCGCAATTTACGGCAGAAGGATTTTAATAATCTTTGAAAAGAAAATTTAAAAAACTTCAAAAAAGTTCTTGACAAGATCAAGATGAGCTGGTAAAATAAAGAAGTTGTCGCTTGAAGCGGCAGCAGGTCATAGAAAAGAGAATAGTACCATAAAACCTGGAAAACACAAACCAAAAAACCTTTAGATTCCGGAGCAGTGAGAACTGCTTTTAAATCGAAGCACAGAGCAGACTGTGGGTAAACAAAGCAACCAGATAGAACTTAAAACAGCGAAAGCTGTTCGAGTAAATTTTACTTGAGAGTTTGATCCTGGCTCAGGACGAACGCTGGCGGTATGCTTAACACATGCAAGTCGAACGAGAAGCTTTTTAATGAACCTTCGGGTGATTTAAGAAGCAGACAGTGGCGAACGGGTGAGTAACGCGTGGGCAACCTGCCTTTCGGAGCGGAATAGCCTCGGGAAACCGGGAGTAAAGCCGCATAACATTATTTTTTCGCATGAAGAAATAATCAAAACTCCGGTGCCGAAAGATGGGCCCGCGTCCTATTAGCTGGTTGGTGAGGCAACGGCTCACCAAGGCGACGATAGGTAGCCGGTCTGAGAGGGCGAACGGCCACACTGGAACTGAGACACGGTCCAGACTCCTACGGGAGGCAGCAGTGGGGAATATTGCGCAATGGGGGCAACCCTGACGCAGCAATACCGCGTGAGTGAAGAAGGTTTTCGGATCGTAAAGCTCTGTTATTGGGGAAGAAGAAGTGACGGTACCCAATGAGGAAGTCCCGGCTAATTACGTGCCAGCAGCCGCGGTAATACGTAAGGGACGAGCGTTGTCCGGAATCACTGGGCGTAAAGGGCGCGTAGGCGGTTTTATAAGTCAGATGTGAAAGGTACCGGCTCAACCGGTGACGTGCATTTGAAACTGTAAGACTTGAGTACTGAAGAGGCAAGCGGAATTCCTAGTGTAGCGGTGAAATGCGTAGATATTAGGAAGAACACCGGTGGCGAAGGCGGCTTGCTGGGCAGATACTGACGCTGAGGTGCGAAAGCATGGGGAGCGAACAGGATTAGATACCCTGGTAGTCCATGCCGTAAACGATGAATACTAGGTGTTGGCAGTTATGTCAGTGCCACAGTTAACACAATAAGTATTCCGCCTGGGGAGTACGACCGCAAGGTTGAAACTCAAAGGAATTGACGGGGACCCGCACAAGCAGCGGAGCATGTGGTTTAATTCGAAGCAACGCGAAGAACCTTACCAGGCCTTGACATCCTCTGACCGTCTTAGAGATAAGATTTTCCCTTCGGGGACAGAGAGACAGGTGGTGCATGGTTGTCGTCAGCTCGTGTCGTGAGATGTTGGGTTAAGTCCCGCAACGAGCGCAACCCCTGTGATTAGTTGCCATCATTAAGTTGGGCACTCTAAACAGACTGCCGTAGACAATACGGAGGAAGGTGGGGACGACGTCAAATCATCATGCCCCTTATGGCCTGGGCTACACACGTGCTACAATGGTCTGAACAAAGGGCAGCGAAACCGTGAGGCGGAGCGAATCCCACAAAACAGATCTCAGTTCGGATTGCAGGCTGAAACCCGCCTGCATGAAGATGGAGTTGCTAGTAATCGCGGATCAGAATGCCGCGGTGAATGCGTTCCCGGGTCTTGTACACACCGCCCGTCACACCACGAGAGTCGGTAACACCCGAAGCCAGTGGGACAACCGCAAGGAGTCAGCTGTCGAAGGTGGGATCGGTAATTGGGGTGAAGTCGTAACAAGGTAGCCGTATCGGAAGGTGCGGCTGGATCACCTCCTTTCTAGGGAGAAAACAGGGAGTCATGGTACATTCTCTTTTGTGTGACTTGCTCACACAAAAGAACACACCATTCTGTAATGGGGGTGTAGCTCAGTTGGGAGAGCGCCTGCCTTGCAAGCAGGAGGTCAGGAGTTCGAATCTCCTCATCTCCACCATTATTACAGTCTTGGGCTTGTAGCTCAGGTGGTTAGAGCGCACGCCTGATAAGCGTGAGGTCGGAGGTTCAAGTCCTCCCAAGCCCACCATGTTATTTCTATATAACATACAGGTCATTGAAAACAACATAGAGAATAAAAGCAATTAACACAATTTCAAGTTCATATAAGAACGATGAAAGCTACGAGAACCATATCTAGTAAATGGATCAAGAGAACAAGAGCATCAGGAGGATGCCTTGGCACCGGAAGCCGATGAAGGACGTGACAAGCTGCGAAAAGCCGCGCGGAGGAGCTTAAAATCTTATGAGACGCGGATATCCGAATGGGGAAACCCATCTGGCTGGAGGCCAGATACTGTTATGTGAAACAGTTTACTGATAGCATAACGGAGGGAACCCGGGGAACTGAAACATCTAAGTACCCGGAGGAAAAGAAAGCAATTGCGATTCCTCAAGTAGCGGCGAGCGAACGAGGAGCAGCCCAGTAATGAACAAGCAGTGTTTATAGTCGAACAGCATGGGAAGGCTGACCATAGGAGGTTAGAGTCCTGTAGACGAAATAGGCATTGTGGGATTTACGAAGAGTACCACGGAACACGAGAAACTTTGTGGGAACATGGGGGGACCACCCTCCAAGGCTAAATACTAACCGGTGACCGATAGTGCAGAGTACCGTGAGGGAAAGGTGAAAAGAACCCCGGAAGGGGAGTGAAATAGAATCTGAAACCTGATGCTTACAAGCAGTCGGAGCGCAAGTGACGGCGTGCTTTTTGTAGAACGGGCCAACGAGTTACGGTGTGCAGCGAGGTTAAGCACTTCAGGTGCGGAGCCGAAGGGAAACCGAGTCTTAATAGGGCGTCAGTTGTATGCTGTAGACCCGAAACCGTGTGATCTATCCATGGGCAGGGTGAAGCGCAGGTAAAGCTGTGTGGAAGCCCGAACCAGTGTCTGTTGAAAAAGGCTTGGATGACCTGTGGATAGGGGTGAAATTCCAATCGAACACGGAGATAGCTGGTTCTCCCCGAAATAGCTTTAGGGCTAGCGTTGCAGTTAGACTGACGGAGGTAGAGCACTGAATTGGGTAGGGAGCAAAATGCTTACTGAACCATATCAAACTCCGAATGCCGTCCAGCCGTCTGCAGCAGTCAGACTATGGGAGATAAGTTTCATGGTCAAAAGGGAAACAGCCCAGATCATCTGCTAAGGTCCCTAAGTACTGATTAAGTGGGAAAGGATGTGCCACTGCATAAACAACCAGGATGTTGGCTTAGAAGCAGCCATTCATTCAAAGAGTGCGTAACAGCTCACTGGTCGAGTGGCGGTGCGCCGAAAATGAACGGGGCTCAAATCAGTCACCGAAGCAATGGATTATACTTTAAGTATAGTGGTAGGGGAGCAATCTCTTGTAGGGCGAAGCGATATCGTAAGGTATCGTGGACGAAAGAGAAGAGAGAATGTTGGCATGAGTAGCGAAAGTGAAGTGAGAATCTTCACCATCGGAAGCCCAAGGATTCCTGAGGAAGGCTCGTCCGCTCAGGGTAAGTCGGGACCTAAGCCCAGGCCGAAAGGCGTAGGCGATGGACAATCGGTTGAAATTCCGATACTGATCACTTATGTTTGAGAGATGGAGTGACACAGGCGGGAAAGCAGACCCGGGCGTTGGTTGACCCGGGCCAATCATCGAGGCTGTTCAAGGAGGCAAATCCCTTTGGACAAGGCTGAGGTGTGATGGGGAACGAAAAATAAGTAGGGAAGCTGCAGACTCATACTGTCAAGAAAAACTTCTATTGAGTAAGGGATCACCCGTACCGCAAACCGACACAGGTAGGCAGGAAGAGAATTCTAAGATGAGCGGGAGAAGTGTTGTTAAGGAACTCGGCAAAAATACTCCGTAACTTCGGGAGAAGGAGTGCCCCGAAAGGGGTCGCAGTGACTAGGCTCAAGCGACTGTTTACCAAAAACACAGGTCTCTGCTAAATCGAAAGATGAAGTATAGGGGCTGACGCCTGCCCGGTGCTGGAAGGTTAAGAGGAGTACTTAGCGCAAGCGAAGGTGCGAATTGAAGCCCCAGTAAACGGCGGCCGTAACTATAACGGTCCTAAGGTAGCGAAATTCCTTGTCAGGTAAGTTCTGACCCGCACGAAAGGCGTAACGATTTGAGCACTGTCTCGACAACACACCCGGTGAAATTGTAGTACTCGTGAAGATGCGAGTTACCCGCGACAGGACGGAAAGACCCCGTAGAGCTTTACTGTAGTCTGGCATTGGATTTCGATATGTCATGTACAGGATAGGTGGGAGGCTGAGAAAGTTGTGCGTCAGCATAGCTGGAGCCGATGTTGGGATACCACCCCTGAGATATTGGAATTCTAACAAAGTGCTGTGAAACCAGTATTCGGACAGTGTCAGATGGGCAGTTTGACTGGGGCGGTCGCCTCCTAAAATGTATCGGAGGCGCCTAAAGTTACCCTCATGATGGTTGGAAATCATCAATAAGAGTGCAAAGGCAGAAGGGTGATTGACTGCGAGACAGACATGTCGAGCAGGGACGAAAGTCGAGCTTAGTGATCCGGTGGTACCGAGTGGAAGGGCCATCGCTCAACGGATAAAAGCTACCTCGGGGATAACAGGCTTATCTCCCCCAAGAGTCCACATCGACGGGGAGGTTTGGCACCTCGATGTCGGCTCGTCTCATCCTGGGGCTGAAGCAGGTCCCAAGGGTTGGGCTGTTCGCCCATTAAAGAGGCACGCGAGCTGGGTTCAGAACGTCGTGAGACAGTTCGGTCCCTATCCGTCGTGGGCGTTAGAAATTTGAGAGGAGCTGTTCCTAGTACGAGAGGACCGGAACGGACGGACCTCTGGTGCACCGGTTGTTCCGCCAGGAGCACAGCCGGGTAGCCAAGTCCGGAAGGGATAAGTGCTGAAAGCATCTAAGCACGAAGCCCCCCTTAAGATAAGATATCTCATCCTTTTAAAGGAGTAAGGCCACTGATAGACGATCAGGTGATAGGCTGGAGGTGAAAGCACAGCAATGTGTTCAGCTGACCAGTACTAATCGGCCGAGGTCTTGATCCAAAACGTGTTAAGCGCGATTATCTCTATGTTGTTTTGAGTGACCTCAACAATCGAATAAAAAAAGTTAAAATTGGTTTCGTGACTATAGCAGAGAGGACACACCTGTTCCCATCCCGAACACAGAAGTTAAGCTCTCTAGCGTCGAAAGTACTTGGCGGGCAGCTGCCTGGGAGGATAGAACGTCGCGAGGCCTTTTTTTATTGTGTAATTTTAAGAGACTTATGACTTTGTACGTAAGTCTCTTATTTTTTTGTTTATTGAATTGTTGCATGCTTGAAAGTGTGATATCATAACTTTAAATTAATTTAAGAAAAAAAAAGGATTGTCACAATCACATTGAAAAAGCCAAGAATCAGGAAATGGGCGATTTCTTGTGCGTTGGCGGCTGCGCTCGCTGTGATGCCCGCGGTTTCGGCAGCACCCGCAGCAGCAGACGGAGCCAATGCGAATACACAAGAGGTTACTCAGACCACGACACAAACCCAAGAAGATACCAGCCAGAGTCAGAATAATACAGCTGAACAAAATACGGCGTCTGATTCATCTCAGCAAACGACTCAGCCCCAACAAAGCACGGATGCCGATCAAGCGGAATCTGACAAGACGGAAAATCAAAAGCCGGCGATTGACACCTCCCAGTATTATGAAATCCAATCGGCGGTGGGCCACAGCAAAGTGCTTGACATTTACGGCGGCAGCGTCGGCAATAACGTCAATGCCCAGATTTACGCGGCCAATGGGACGCAGGCACAGCGCTTCCGTTTCGTTCAAAACAGCGACGGGACCTATACGATTTATACCGCTGTGGGCTGCAGAGCGCTGGATGTGGTGGGTGCAGGCAGCGCCAACGGCACGAACGTGCAGCAGTACGATCCAAACAACACCTCGGCTCAGCATTGGACCGTGACATCGAATGATGACGGGACCGTGACCTTTAGTCCGAGCTGCGCAGCGGATAAGGCCCTTGATGTTTTCGGCGGCAGCTCTCAAAGCGGCGCGAACGTTCAGATTTACGGCAAAAACGGCACCAACGCGCAGAAATGGACTTTGGCGAGTGCAGGAAAGATCCCCGATTTCAGTGCGTCTAGTATCATGCTCTGCCCGTCTTACACCCCTAACACTGTGGTGGACGTCTCGGGCGGAAGCGATCGGGACGGCGCGAATATTCAGTGCTATCAGTACAACGAAACAGCCGCGCAGAAATTTAATATAATCCAGAACAGCGACGGCAGCTACACCATCAAAAACGCGCGCGACGGGAAAGTGCTCGATGTGGCCGGCGGAAGCCACCAGAGCGGCACCAATGTGTGGCAGTACACCCCGAACGGCACGGATGCCCAGAAGTGGATCATCACGCAGCGGAACAGAGGTTTGCGGATCAAGAACCGCGGCTCTGGCCTCATGCTCGACGTCGCCGGCGCCAGTTGGGCCAGCGGCGCCAATGTTCAGGTTTACACAAACAACGACACCTCAGCCCAGCGGTGGACGGTTGCGAAAAGCGACCGGGCCGTCACGGCAGGGGATAATCTCGGAGACAGTTTTACCGCGATGGTGAAAAATGTCAACGGCAAAGCATTGGCAGTTTCGAACCGCAATGTGGCCATGTGGGTGCCGAACTACACCAAAAACCGCGCCTGGGTCTTCACCCGCAATGTGGATCATTCCTACACCCTTAGCCCGCTGTCTAATCTGGGCTGCGCCCTTGACATTGCAGGCGGCGCCGATGCAGATGGCATCAATGTTCAGATTTATGCGAAAAACGGCTCGGCTGCGCAGAAATTTGTCATTCAGAAACAGAGCAGCGGCGCGTACACGCTGATGCCGGAAAATTCGGCGACCCGCGTTCTCGACGTCTATGGCAATTCCTCGGAAGAAAATACGAATGTCGATCTCTATACGGCCAACGGGACCAATGCGCAGCTCTTTAAAATCGAAAAGGTCGATCAAAGGCAGTTTAATTGGACGGAACGCAAACTCGTTGCCAATATCGCCGAAAGTCAGCTGGGCACCCACGAAGGGACGAACAATTACACCAAATACGGCGTCTGGTACGCGGGGCTTGTCCACAATAAGTCCTTTGAACACGGGGCGTGGTGTGCGATGTTTGCATCCTGGTGCGGCGCGCAGGCCGGTGTGCCTTCCAGCATCTATTATTATCACGCCTACACACCTTACGGCGTGCAGTGGTATCAAAGTCACAACTGCTGGCAATGGAAAAATTATACGCCGAGAACCGGTGATCTGGTCTATTACGACTGGCAGAGGGACGGCGTTGTCGATCACGTCGGCGTGGTCGTAAATTCTCAGAACGGCATGATCACCACGGTAGAAGGCAATTACAAAGACGCCGTAAACAGCCGCTATATTTCTTCTAAAGCGGATGCCATTTTCGGATACGGCGTTCCAAGATATTAAAAGATAAAATAAAGCATAAAAAAAGAGACCTATGATTTTTCACATAGGTCTCTTATTTTTTGCCGGGTTTCAGCCTTTTCGTCCCTTCTTCACCTTTCGATAGATCAGAATAGCGGCGAGGACGGCCAGGGCAATGGCCATGAACAGCGGCCACCAGCGGTCCCAGTCGAAGCCGTCGTGAATCGGCGTGTAGGGGATGCGGTGCCCCCGGACGAGGAGGCGGTGGGTGTTGACGCCGTAGGGGGTGCAGGTGAGCAGGGTCACGAGGTCCATGCCGGGCACGATGTTCAGGGCCGACACTTTGTCGGGCTTGACGACTTTGATCTGATCGACCTGGTAGGCGTGGGTTTCCCCGACGACGGTGATGTAGAACCGGTCGCCTTTCTTCATCTTGTCCAGATCGGTGAACAGCTTTGCCGAGGGCAGACCCCGGTGGGCGGCGAGAACCGCGTGGGTGGATGGGCCGCCGACGGGCAGGCTCGTGCCCTGGACGTGGCCGACGCCTTTTTTGAGCACCTTGTCGCTGGTGCCGTGGTAGACAGCCAGGCGCAGATGAATCTTCGGAATGCGCAGGTACCCCATGATTTCATCCCCGGCGGGGTTGAGCAGGGTGTCGTAGGGATGATGGAGCACGTAGTGGTTGTTTTTGTCGAACACATCGTCTTCGATGCTGTTGACGGTGTGTTCCGCGTTGTATGCCCGGGCTTCGTCGAGGATTTTCTGCCGCCTTGCCTTGGAGAGCTTGTGCACTTTGGCCTGGTAGCCGGCGATGGCGACGGCGTTCTGGTGCCGGTTGATGGCGTTGCTGACCGCCGGATACAGGAAAATAGAGAGGCCGGCCAGAAAGATGATCAGGATCAGCACGTTGACGGCCTTATTTTTTTTATTTTTAGAAGATGGTTTTTTAGAAGGGGATTGAGCAGTCATAGGTCCTTTATTGATAAAATACAAAAAAAGCCGGGATTCCGGCTTTTTTATTCGGATTTCGTGCGGCGGGCGACGAGGATCAGCACCGCTGAAGCGATAAGCGCTGCGCCGATGAGTTCAAAGAGCGCGGTGGTGTCGCCGGTTTTGACCCGGG
This genomic window contains:
- a CDS encoding class C sortase, which produces MTAQSPSKKPSSKNKKNKAVNVLILIIFLAGLSIFLYPAVSNAINRHQNAVAIAGYQAKVHKLSKARRQKILDEARAYNAEHTVNSIEDDVFDKNNHYVLHHPYDTLLNPAGDEIMGYLRIPKIHLRLAVYHGTSDKVLKKGVGHVQGTSLPVGGPSTHAVLAAHRGLPSAKLFTDLDKMKKGDRFYITVVGETHAYQVDQIKVVKPDKVSALNIVPGMDLVTLLTCTPYGVNTHRLLVRGHRIPYTPIHDGFDWDRWWPLFMAIALAVLAAILIYRKVKKGRKG
- a CDS encoding RICIN domain-containing protein yields the protein MKKPRIRKWAISCALAAALAVMPAVSAAPAAADGANANTQEVTQTTTQTQEDTSQSQNNTAEQNTASDSSQQTTQPQQSTDADQAESDKTENQKPAIDTSQYYEIQSAVGHSKVLDIYGGSVGNNVNAQIYAANGTQAQRFRFVQNSDGTYTIYTAVGCRALDVVGAGSANGTNVQQYDPNNTSAQHWTVTSNDDGTVTFSPSCAADKALDVFGGSSQSGANVQIYGKNGTNAQKWTLASAGKIPDFSASSIMLCPSYTPNTVVDVSGGSDRDGANIQCYQYNETAAQKFNIIQNSDGSYTIKNARDGKVLDVAGGSHQSGTNVWQYTPNGTDAQKWIITQRNRGLRIKNRGSGLMLDVAGASWASGANVQVYTNNDTSAQRWTVAKSDRAVTAGDNLGDSFTAMVKNVNGKALAVSNRNVAMWVPNYTKNRAWVFTRNVDHSYTLSPLSNLGCALDIAGGADADGINVQIYAKNGSAAQKFVIQKQSSGAYTLMPENSATRVLDVYGNSSEENTNVDLYTANGTNAQLFKIEKVDQRQFNWTERKLVANIAESQLGTHEGTNNYTKYGVWYAGLVHNKSFEHGAWCAMFASWCGAQAGVPSSIYYYHAYTPYGVQWYQSHNCWQWKNYTPRTGDLVYYDWQRDGVVDHVGVVVNSQNGMITTVEGNYKDAVNSRYISSKADAIFGYGVPRY
- the gltA gene encoding NADPH-dependent glutamate synthase translates to MAKAMKRVPIREQDPKVRATNFEEVSYGYNEEEAVAEAKRCLNCKKPRCVGGCPVSINIPKFIHFVSERQFEDAFKTIQESSLLPAVCGRVCPQETQCEGPCVMGIKGEAIAIGKLERFVADWAREHNIVPEKPNFSTGKKVAVIGAGPAGLTCASELAKKGHDVTIFEALHEAGGVLVYGIPEFRLPKEKVVAKEVENVKRLGVKIETDVVIGKSVTIDELLDEEGYDAVFIGSGAGLPRFMNIPGEQANGVYSANEYLTRNNLMKAFKGYDTPIHRGKKVVVVGGGNVAMDAARTALRLGADTHIVYRRSEAELPARAEEVHHAKEEGIQFHLLTNPVEILVDENDWVKGIRVIKMELGEPDESGRRRPVEIPGSEYNIDVDTVIMALGTSPNPLISSTTKGLEVNKRKCIVADDTGATSRKGIFAGGDAVSGAATVILAMGAGKKAAASIDEYLKTLD
- a CDS encoding carbonic anhydrase yields the protein MMDSIISGAEALNKLKAGNRAWRETGAEGDLSPASVMRLTGGQTPYAVVLTCSDSRVVPEAVFGAGTGELFVIRTAGNTVGRETMGSIEYAVDHLGVRLVLILGHTGCGAVGAALADETGEHIEHIVAKIAKAAGGETDPYKACCLNVEHSAAEVRQALDAMGAACFDKVVVGGAVFHLEDGKVTFLQDAENSL